The following are encoded together in the Bradyrhizobium genosp. L genome:
- a CDS encoding phospholipase, translated as MDEAVVDDIVAVLPPLLQTLEALAFVARNLDPPEFGNVMQIAGEPDAALQAVRSRLAAWPDKFAHIKTALEASIDAALAGYAGLREVEGGQGDLVGVFRALRYLPRAQEALYPLTELPPVSGFFLAPELREDAALQARLAATPKADTGIFHERNEPGSRGGFSMYVPEYYTPESSWPLVMALHGGSGNGRGFLWSWLRDARSRGAILVAPTATGQTWALMGDDTDTPNLNRILDQIHARWRIDETRMLLTGMSDGGTFSYVSGLDGASRFTHLAPVSATFHPLMAEVADAERLRGLPVFITHGRLDWMFPVQTARQTQGLLSAAGANVTYREIEDLSHCYPREINAEILRWLSGAPVGGT; from the coding sequence ATGGACGAGGCCGTGGTCGACGACATCGTGGCCGTGCTGCCGCCACTGCTGCAGACGCTGGAGGCGCTGGCCTTCGTCGCGCGCAATCTCGACCCGCCCGAGTTCGGCAACGTGATGCAGATCGCGGGCGAACCTGACGCGGCGCTGCAGGCGGTGCGGTCGCGGCTTGCCGCATGGCCGGACAAATTCGCGCACATCAAGACGGCACTCGAAGCATCGATCGACGCGGCGCTGGCCGGCTATGCCGGCCTGCGCGAGGTCGAGGGCGGCCAGGGCGATCTGGTCGGCGTGTTCCGCGCACTGCGCTATTTGCCGCGGGCGCAGGAGGCGCTCTATCCGCTCACCGAGCTGCCGCCGGTCAGCGGATTCTTCCTCGCACCGGAGTTACGCGAGGACGCCGCTTTGCAGGCCAGGCTCGCGGCCACGCCCAAGGCGGACACCGGCATCTTCCACGAGCGCAACGAGCCCGGCAGCCGCGGCGGCTTCTCGATGTACGTACCGGAATATTACACGCCTGAAAGCAGCTGGCCGCTGGTGATGGCGCTGCATGGCGGCAGCGGCAATGGCCGCGGCTTCCTGTGGAGCTGGCTGCGCGACGCCCGCAGCCGCGGCGCCATCCTGGTCGCGCCGACCGCGACGGGGCAGACCTGGGCGCTGATGGGCGACGACACCGACACGCCGAACCTCAACCGCATCCTCGACCAGATCCACGCCCGCTGGCGGATCGACGAGACGCGCATGCTGCTCACCGGCATGAGCGACGGCGGCACCTTCAGCTATGTCAGCGGGCTCGACGGCGCCTCCCGCTTCACGCATCTTGCGCCGGTTTCGGCAACCTTCCATCCGCTGATGGCCGAGGTCGCCGATGCGGAGCGGCTGCGCGGCCTGCCTGTCTTCATCACGCATGGCCGGCTCGACTGGATGTTCCCGGTGCAGACCGCGCGGCAGACGCAGGGACTACTGTCGGCCGCGGGCGCCAATGTCACCTATCGCGAGATCGAGGATCTCAGCCACTGCTACCCGCGCGAGATCAATGCGGAGATCTTGCGATGGCTGAGTGGGGCACCTGTTGGCGGCACTTGA
- a CDS encoding S1C family serine protease, producing MPSITEWKVPAAFQPRPEDYRFDLDRALMSVVGLHSLIPSDASSAETLGTERVGNGVLIDDGLVLTIGYLITEAETVWLHLGDGRVVEGHALGLDFESGFGLVQALGRPGIAPLPIGSSASVRVGDNVVLGGAGGRTRSVASQIAARQEFAGYWEYLIDDAIFTHPSHPNWGGTGLISDSGELIGIGSLQLERERSGHAEHVNMVVPIDLLGPVISDLRKFGRVNKPARPWLGMYTTEIDNRIVVVGIANKGPAARAELKTGDVILAIAGEKVTNQTAYYRKLWSLGTAGVDVPLTVYHEGVTFDVTLTSIDRMRMLKGPRLH from the coding sequence ATGCCCTCGATAACCGAATGGAAAGTGCCGGCGGCCTTCCAGCCCCGTCCAGAAGATTACCGCTTCGATCTCGACCGCGCGCTGATGAGCGTGGTCGGCCTGCATTCGCTGATCCCGTCGGACGCCTCCAGCGCGGAAACGCTCGGCACCGAGCGCGTCGGCAACGGCGTTCTGATCGACGACGGGCTGGTGCTGACGATCGGCTATCTGATCACCGAGGCCGAGACCGTGTGGCTGCATCTCGGCGACGGCCGCGTGGTCGAAGGGCATGCGCTCGGCCTCGATTTCGAATCCGGCTTCGGCCTGGTGCAGGCGCTCGGCCGCCCCGGCATCGCGCCGCTGCCGATCGGCTCGTCGGCATCCGTGCGGGTCGGCGACAACGTCGTGCTCGGCGGCGCCGGCGGGCGCACCCGTTCGGTCGCGAGCCAGATCGCGGCGAGGCAGGAATTCGCCGGCTACTGGGAATACCTGATCGACGATGCGATCTTCACCCATCCGTCGCATCCGAACTGGGGCGGCACCGGGCTGATCTCGGACAGCGGCGAATTGATCGGCATCGGCTCGCTGCAGCTCGAGCGCGAACGAAGCGGCCACGCCGAGCATGTCAACATGGTGGTGCCGATCGATCTGTTGGGCCCCGTGATCAGCGACCTGCGCAAATTCGGCCGCGTCAACAAGCCGGCGCGGCCGTGGCTCGGCATGTACACCACCGAGATCGACAACCGCATCGTGGTGGTCGGCATCGCCAACAAGGGACCGGCGGCGCGCGCCGAGCTGAAGACCGGCGACGTCATCCTCGCGATCGCCGGAGAGAAGGTGACGAACCAGACGGCGTATTATCGCAAACTGTGGTCGCTCGGCACCGCCGGCGTCGACGTGCCGCTGACCGTCTACCACGAGGGCGTCACTTTCGACGTGACGCTGACCTCGATCGACCGCATGCGCATGTTGAAGGGCCCGCGGCTGCATTAG
- a CDS encoding SDR family oxidoreductase has protein sequence MKQVIVITGASSGFGRLTANALAKAGHTVYASMRHTTSRNAAAVADIEEFARDNHVDLRALELNVGSQASVDAAIAEIVSEEGRLDVVMHNAGHMVFGPAEAFTPEQLAELYDVNVLSTQRVNRAALPQLRKQGRGLVVWVSSSSSAGGTPPYLAPYFAAKAGMDALAVIYARELSRWGIETSIIVPGAFTGGTNHFAHSGRPADQARVAEYEAGPYAGFGEQIMKAFAAIVPEDADASAVADAIVKVVDTPFGKRPFRVHIDPTQDGAEVAFAVIDRVRNEMLHRVGFSDLLKPRDNR, from the coding sequence ATGAAACAGGTCATCGTCATCACCGGCGCCTCCAGCGGCTTCGGCCGCCTCACCGCCAACGCGCTCGCCAAGGCCGGCCACACCGTCTACGCCTCGATGCGCCACACCACGAGCCGCAACGCCGCGGCGGTCGCCGATATCGAGGAATTCGCCCGCGACAACCATGTCGACCTGCGCGCGCTCGAGCTCAATGTCGGCTCACAGGCCTCGGTCGATGCGGCGATTGCAGAGATCGTCAGCGAGGAGGGCCGCCTCGATGTCGTCATGCACAATGCCGGCCACATGGTGTTCGGCCCGGCGGAAGCGTTCACGCCCGAGCAGCTCGCCGAGCTCTATGACGTCAACGTGCTTTCGACCCAGCGCGTCAACCGCGCGGCGCTGCCGCAGTTGCGCAAGCAGGGCAGGGGGCTCGTGGTCTGGGTGTCGAGCTCCAGCTCGGCCGGCGGCACGCCGCCCTATCTCGCGCCGTATTTCGCGGCCAAGGCCGGCATGGATGCGCTTGCGGTGATCTATGCCCGCGAGCTGTCGCGCTGGGGCATCGAGACCTCGATCATCGTGCCCGGCGCCTTCACCGGCGGCACCAACCATTTTGCGCATTCCGGCCGTCCGGCCGACCAGGCGCGGGTCGCCGAGTATGAGGCGGGGCCGTATGCCGGCTTCGGCGAGCAGATCATGAAGGCGTTTGCGGCGATCGTGCCTGAGGATGCCGACGCCTCCGCGGTCGCGGACGCGATCGTCAAGGTCGTCGACACGCCGTTCGGCAAGCGGCCGTTCCGCGTCCATATCGATCCGACCCAGGACGGCGCCGAAGTCGCATTCGCGGTGATCGACCGCGTCCGCAACGAGATGCTGCACCGGGTCGGCTTCTCGGACCTGCTGAAGCCGCGCGATAACAGGTAA
- a CDS encoding SDR family oxidoreductase, translated as MTNQSNKVALVTGASRGIGAAVAERLAKDGFTVVINYAGDARPAQAVADRIEAAGGRALTAKADVSDANAVRGLFDAAEAAFGGVDVLINNAGIMKLGRIADSDDASFDQQVAVNLKGSFNTMREAARRLRNGGRIVNFSTSVVGTKLETYGIYVATKAAIESLTAILSKELRGRGITVNAIAPGPTATDLFLHGKSDELIERFAKMVPLERLGTPDDIASAVSFLAGPDGSWINGQSLRANGGLV; from the coding sequence ATGACCAACCAATCCAACAAGGTAGCTCTGGTGACGGGCGCCTCGCGCGGAATCGGCGCGGCGGTGGCCGAACGGCTCGCCAAGGACGGCTTCACCGTCGTCATCAACTACGCCGGCGACGCCAGGCCGGCCCAGGCCGTCGCCGACCGGATCGAGGCTGCCGGAGGCCGGGCGCTGACGGCGAAGGCCGATGTCAGCGACGCCAACGCGGTGCGCGGCCTGTTCGACGCGGCGGAAGCAGCCTTCGGCGGCGTCGACGTGCTGATCAACAATGCCGGCATCATGAAGCTCGGCAGGATTGCCGACAGCGACGATGCCAGCTTCGACCAGCAGGTCGCGGTCAATCTGAAGGGCAGTTTCAACACCATGCGCGAGGCGGCGCGGCGGCTGCGCAACGGCGGACGCATCGTCAACTTCTCGACCAGCGTGGTCGGCACCAAGCTCGAGACCTACGGCATCTATGTCGCGACCAAGGCCGCGATCGAATCCCTGACCGCGATCCTGTCGAAGGAATTGCGCGGTCGCGGCATCACCGTGAATGCCATCGCACCCGGCCCGACTGCGACCGACCTGTTCTTGCATGGCAAGTCGGACGAATTGATCGAGCGCTTCGCCAAGATGGTGCCGCTGGAGCGGCTCGGCACGCCCGACGACATCGCCTCCGCCGTGTCGTTCCTCGCCGGTCCCGACGGCTCCTGGATCAACGGCCAGTCGCTGCGCGCCAATGGCGGGCTGGTCTGA